The Mytilus edulis unplaced genomic scaffold, xbMytEdul2.2 SCAFFOLD_1050, whole genome shotgun sequence genome includes a window with the following:
- the LOC139505722 gene encoding zinc finger protein 227-like produces the protein MSSKEATADKEFHRKSSCLRQMKNLTGKQPYKCDECCKEFSSKGNYNIHKKIHTGEKPYKCDICGKGFVQNSNCKVHLRKHTGETPYKCDKCGKVFGHKGNYNIHKKIHTGGKPYKCDICGKEFCQKNNCKVHMRTHTSEKPYKCDVCDKEFGQKGNYNEHMRIHTGEKHFKCVFCDQEFHRESTCRIHMRKHTGEQPYRCDVCGKQFRRKRNCLTHMRTHTGEKPYKCDICEKKFGKKDSCLIHMRTHTGEKPYKCDECGKEFSAKSNYNVHMKKHTGEKPYACYICGKEFGQSSSCRTHMITHTGEKPYRCDVCGKAFGHKSNRNKHMKIHTWKDKM, from the coding sequence ATGTCCAGTAAAGAGGCTACTGCAGACAAAGAGTTTCACCGAAAAAGTTCTTGTCTACGTCAAATGAAAAATCTTACTGGTAAACAACCTTACAAATGTGATGAATGTTGTAAAGAATTTAGTAGCAAAGGCAATTataatatacacaagaaaatccatactggtgaaaaaccttacaaatgtgatatttgtggAAAAGGATTTGTCCAAAACAGTAACTGTAAAGTTCATTTGAGAAAACATACTGGCGAAACACCTTACAAATGTGATAAATGTGGAAAAGTATTTGGTCATAAAGGCAATTataatatacacaagaaaatCCATACTGGTGGaaaaccttacaaatgtgatatttgtggaaaggaattttgccaaaaaaataactgtaaagttcacatgagaacacatactagcgaaaaaccttacaaatgtgatGTATGTGATAAGGAATTTGGTCAGAAAGGCAACTATAATGAACACATGAGAATTCATACTGgggaaaaacattttaaatgtgttttttgtgATCAAGAGTTTCACCGAGAAAGCACCTGTCGAATTCACATGAGAAAGCATACTGGTGAACAACCTTACAGATGTGATGTTTGTGGAAAACAGTTTCGCAGAAAAAGGAATTGTCTAactcacatgagaacacatactggcgaaaaaccttacaaatgtgatatttgtgaaaaaaagtttGGCAAAAAAGATAGTTGTCtaattcacatgagaacacatactggtgaaaaaccttacaaatgtgatGAATGTGGTAAAGAATTTAGTGCCAAGAGCAACTATAATGTACACATGAAAAAACATACTGGCGAAAAACCTTACGCATGTTATATTTGTGGAAAAGAATTTGGCCAAAGCAGTTCTTGTCGTACACACATGATAACACATACTGGCGAAAAACCTTACagatgtgatgtatgtggtaaagcaTTTGGTCACAAAAGCAATCGTAATAAACACATGAAAATCCATACTTGGAAAGATAAGATGTGA